Part of the Numenius arquata chromosome 5, bNumArq3.hap1.1, whole genome shotgun sequence genome is shown below.
atgcccagagggctggagcacctctcctatgaggacaggctgagagagttggggttgttcagcctggagaagagaaggctccagggagaccttaggtACAGGAAGGGGCtataaagggggctacaggagagatggggagggactctctatcaggagtggagccataggacaaggggtaacagttctaaactgaaagaggggagatttagactaaatattaggaggaaattctttcctgtgagggtggtgaagcactggaacaggctgcccagagaagctgtagctgccccatccctggaggtgttcaaggccaggctggatggggctttgagcaacctggtctagtgggaggtgtccctgcccatggcaggggggttggaactcgatgatctttaaggtcccttccaacccaaacctgtctacgattctatgattctacaagcaTGTGGTCAGGTAACTGTAAGCTTTCCTCTGATTAACCGCTGTCAGCTTTAAAGGCCATTAGCCCATTATTTGGCCCCTCTTTTTAACCAGAAAGCAGAAACACAGGCAGTAGGTAACAACAGACTTTAATGATACACCTGGTTAGTACTTAGCGACCCCGACTGAATGCCAAATCACCCTGGCAATTGCATTTCTTGTCGTTATCAGcccttctcctttttaaaatacatctttctgacAGCAGCCCACAGCTAGTATTTCCTTTTGGTTCTCTGAAGTGCAGAGCGCTACAAATACATCATTTAGCTTTTTGCTGCAGTCCTTTCTGTCCCTTTGATCACCTCCTTTACACCCTTCTGCATTCCTGCTCCCTTCCCGCATGTGCAGTACATCAAAAAAAGAGCTTTGCAGCAAGTACCTTGGGCTTTTCAGGGGTAGAATCCCAGGTGGTGTAAAACAGCACAAACgccactgaagtcagcagcatTATTGTATTCAAACCAGCTAAAATTCTGACCCTAGTTCCTATTTCTAAATGCCTTAGAAAGCTTTAAAATTCTATTCTTGGAGCGCTGACTGCTGGCTTGGAAATTTCCTTGCAGAAGTGTTAAACTCAATCGCAGTCTGTTACTTTGAGACTCAAGGAGTAGACCATGAACGATGatcctttcttccttccactcATCCTGTCCCCTTAAAAAATGGTTTATGATGCTAAGAAAGAGTTTTTCTCATAGTAGCTGGACTGGACAGTTGCTTCTTGCATTTTACAAGCTTAAACCATCCCCTCCTTTGCATTTGGCTAGCTGTTAGCTGAACATTTTTGGCATACGTTTATAAAACATAAAGAATGACATTTTATGTTATGtaaacattttatataaaaagacattttacttGTTTCAAATGCTTTAAAACCGAGCAATTTTGTAGTACTACCATGTCGCAAGGATGGATTTCCCCAGCTCAGAGGCTGCCAGTAACTGCACTTGGGAAAAGGCAGCAAAGGAGGTAGCGTTAGGCTTGGGGTGACGGGCAATGCTGGCTCTGGGTCTTGGAGCTCAGCTTCCACCAAACACTGCATGGCTCCCACAAGCacaacaatcatagaatcattgaatcatagaattgtctaggttagaagggaccttcaagatcatctaggccaaccatcaacctaactctgataaaaacccatcaatAAACCATGTCACAAAGCACTATGTCaatccgtcttttaaatacctctagggatggtgcctcagccacttccctgggcagcccattccaaggcttaataactctttcagcgtggaaattttttcctaatatccgatctgaacctcccctggtgcaacttgaggccatttcctcttgtcctatcgcctgtgactggggagaagagaccgacccccacctctctacaccctcctttcaggcagttgtagagagcgaggaggtctcccctcagcctccttttctccaggctgaacaaccccaaacaaccccGACAACTCATCAATACCCTAAAGAAAAAGATATACTAGTTGTCCTGTTTCATAGATTAGGAACTGAAGCCCAGGGCTAAAGTAACACCTTCAATATCCCAAGCAGAAGTTAGCTCTGTATTTCCAGTCCCTGGCTAACGGTCCAAATCGTGGACACCCCCCCTTTAGCTCTAATCTCCTTCATACAGAATGAAAAGGTAAATAAATCAGCTCTCAGATAAGTGAGTATCTCAGATCTGATGTAGAATATGATAGCAGTAAGATGAACACACACAATTTTACCATTCCAGAAGCTGACAGTCACATTCCTTACCCAGCTGGCAGTAGACATGAACTGGGAAAAAGgattttctctgcaattttcttGCGTTGAGAATTGTTCCCGAGTAATAAGAGCTACTCTCCTCTCTCTCCGCAGAAACCTCAGCCTGTTAAATTGCTCTTGTGAAGGCTGAATCCACATTTCAGCTCTACAAGAGCGGGAAGCGCTGCGGGCAGGGCAATGCCCCCAAGAGGAGAGCGTTTCTCAGTTTCCCGGGATGATGAAACGCGTGTGAactctctctccctgctccagacAGCTTCTGGGAAACAATTTCTCTGCATCTCGGTCTGATGTCGCACTGCCTGCACCGTACTGCTTACTGCTCTCTTTGGGAAGGAACCACTgctgtctcaaaaaaaaagaaaagaagaagaaaaaaatgacttcAGTGGAGGAGGCAAGTTGGGAAGTAAAGCAGCCGACAGCAGCTCTAAGATTTTACAGAGAAGCATCGCTGAAAAATGTACCTCAACATCTGACAGCTTGAATTGTGCCCTTCAGGTTTTTTAAAACCAGAGAAACTTTGGTCTAGGTCCATGTTTATGTTACGGTGGCGTTGCTCAAGGTACCACTTTCAATTTTTGGTtaataaagaagtaaaaatgcaAACCAGCCCCATGACAACCAGCCCGTGAGTGAGCGAACTGCCCAGCTGCGCCTTAACaaacctccttcctttcccctcactGCACGTTGAAGGTCGCTTGTTTTAGATAAGCACATTAAGTCATCAAaaggaagattaatttaaaagcttgttaactttccccccccccctcccttttttctgGAATGTCCATGAGGACCGAGAGCCAGACTAATAAAAGTAACCGAGAAAGGACAAAATGCTCACCCTGCCCAAAATGAAAACGCCTAaaactttttctcccctcccacgGTTCTCCCGGTGACGCCTCCCCCCAGCCAGCATTACCTAACTTTTACACAAACACGCGCTTCCCATAAGCATCAGCCTCAAACTGCTCCGGCTTTCTGCCCCCCGTCGCATCTCGGGGTCGGGGAGCAGAGGCACAGAGCTACCGCCGAGGGACCCGCCAGCAGCGCCGCAAGGTAACCAGCTTCTTGGATTTCTACTTTTCCTTTGTAAATGCCTGACTAGCAGTTAAGTAGAtggaccaaaaggaaaaaaaaaaaaaaaaaaaaaaagcgcctccTGGCAAAACTCTCTTGCTGGAATTTGTAGCAGGAGAAAAGTCTCGACACAAACTCAAAACCAGATTAAATAACGCTTTGGCTTGCTCGGTTCCTGCGGGGAAAAAGAGGCAGTTTTTTAAGATCCAGTGTGAAATCTAAAAATCGCTACGATTTCTTTTAGTCACGGGTGTGTTGTGTCAGTTGTATGTGCTTAAACACGCTTATGCCTCCTGATTTAGTTTCAGTTCATCACATCGGACAGATTTAGAAAGCAGCAATCCACCGGGACCACGCTCCCGCTGTTTTGCTCGGCCCCGCCACGGGCTGCCTGCCTTTCTCTCCACTCACAtcgctgcaaaaaaaaaaaaccaaaaccaccccctTAATTCTTCGCCGCTTCTTCGTACCTTTTTTTGCAGGCTCCGAATTGCCAAGATgctcctgctgctttccctggTCACCGGGCTTGCCCTCTCTGCCTCCGCTGTCACGACAGACAAAGAAACCCCTCCAGGCCAAGAGTCATTTCACGACATCCAGAAAAAAGTCACCGACCTCTGGCAGAATCTGCTCTACCCGGTAACGCCTGGTAACGGCACCGACGGGATGATTTACGCCACTTGTGAAATGAAGCCCAGCTCCAAAATAGATGCCGACAAGCCACAAGTGACCGGACAAGTCTTATTCAGACAGCATTACTCACAGGGAAGATTAGAAGCCGTTTTTTACCTGGATGGGTTTCCGTTGGATAATAATCAGTCTGGCAGAGCAATACACATCCACGAGCTCGGGGACCTCAGCAGCGGCTGCGATGCTACAGGAGGACACTACAACCCCTTCAGCGTCAACCACCCCCGTCACCCAGGGGATTTCGGCAACTTTTTCCCTAAAGAAGGcaaaatcagaaaatacaaaaCGAATCTCTCTGCCACTATGTTTGGTCCGTACTCCATCATGGGCAGATCCGTTGTCATCCACGAGCAGGAAGATGACATGGGCAAGGGCAACAATAAGGCTAGCCTGGAAAATGGAAACGCCGGGAAACGCCTGGCTTGCTGCGTGATCGGGATATGCAGCAAGAACCTGTGGGAAGAGAAACTGCCCGAGGTTACGGACAAGAAGAAGAGAGGCCTCAGCAAACGAACACAGAACCAGACTTAAACGAAGACCAACAAGCCGGCTCCAGCCCGGGCAGCACGAAGAACCTTTAGGCTGTGCCACCGAGGCACACGGGGAAGGGATTCCCCGTTGCCACTCGCTTGCTCCTCTAAGAAACGCCTAGCGCTGTGTAGAGCCCTCCTGTCTGTAAAGCCCAGCAATAAAACCAGCATCAACTCAACCTTGTGGTGTGTTTTCTTGAAGGAGAAAAGATTCCCTTTATATGCGATTTGGGAAGTGAATGCGTGTAAGTAAGAGTGGCAACGGGTATGGCTGATGGTCTGGAAAGAGCCTGTGCTGTAAAGGGATCTTCAGGGATCGTAAGTTAGATACCAAAGAGCAAAAAAATAGTGAATGTAAGTAAGAAATTGCCTTTCATTAGACACTATCCTGTATCTAGCTGCAAATCTGAAAGGCAAGAAGATCTCTGTGCTTTCAACAGGGTTGTGTTGCAAGAGCAGGATGATGGACTTCCCGTAAAAATAAGGGAAAGTACAGACATTTCTGTTTTAAACCTCAGAACCTTTACGTGATTCTACCGGTATTTTCAGGGTTTGTTGTTtgtccagtgagacctggacaggctggagagctgggcaaggaagaacctcatgaggttcaacagggaaaagtgtagggtcctgcacctggggaagaagaatgtcaggcaccgatacgggttaggtgtggacctgttggagtcaagttctgaagagaaagatctgggggtcctggtaggcagcaaaatgacaatgagcaagcagtgtgctcttgtggccaggaaggccaatggaatcctgggctgcgtagggaagagtgtggccagtaggtcgagggaagtcattctccccctctactctgccctggtgaggccacaactggaatactgcatccagttctgggctccccaattcaagagggggagggaaccactggaaagagtccagcgaagggcaacgaggatgattcaaggattggagcatctcccttatgaagaaaggctgagagagctgggactctttagtctggagaagagaaggctgaggggagaccttatcaatgcttataagtatctgaagggtgggttgaaggaggacggagccagactcttttcagtggttgccagtgagaggatgaggggcaacgggcacaagctggaacataggaggttccactcaaatatgagaagaaacttcttcacggtgagggtgacagagccctggaacaggctgcccagggagggtgtggagtccccttctctggagattttcaagacccgcctggatgccgtcctgagtaacatgctctgacatgctctgggcaatcctgcttcggcaggggagctggactagatgatctttatggtcccttccaactctaaaaattcagtgaaattcagttctcAAACATGTATAAGCCTCTTAACTATTTTAAATTGTCCACATCGCTACAGCCAAGTCACGCTGTTTACACCTTAAACAGAAATAGAATATTCCAGTTTACCATCGCTCCCCAGCAAAAATTCTCTAAAGCCTCTAGTTTGTGCCCATCAGTAATTAAGTTTGGTAGACAAAAGTTTGAACGCTGCTCAGACAATGACGATAAAGTTAGCAGATCAgagataaatattattttcacagCCAAAAAATACTGAGTGTGTTTCTTCATACAAAAAATGTAGGAAGTAAATCAGTCAATTCAGACTGGGAGAAGTGACAGTGAAAAGACTTAAGTCATATAATTTTTAGACTTGAAACTCTCACTCAATAaagctttacttttaaaatttaacacaACTCACTGAAACTACTAAAACACCACCTCATGGCTATCGTTCATCTGAGAgcgagaagagaaaaggaaacaagcagGTAGAACAAGCGTAtcaggaaatgtttttattaaagatGACAAAACATATTAATAGAGTTGAACCGTGTTGTGCACTTAACCCAGGCAGCAACAAAGGAGAGGTTTGCAAATAAATTAAACTGCATAATTTACAAAGTAGAACTACAAAAAAGAAGCTGGTAAACAAAAAGCTGTCTTTTAGAAATGTAGCAGACTTTCAACTTAATCTCAGTAAAGATTTTGAAATACATTCCTGAGCTCGTATGGATTAAACAAATTCCACTGTCTTTATGATACAAATTCCCATATGCTTAAAAATAGTCTCActtagaaaagaaacagcatCCTCAAAGATGCTTCTTAATCTGTCGTTTTCACACACTTAATTTATAAATTCGGTGAACATTGTTTTTCAAACAGCCACAACATTGTACTTTCAAACGAAATCCTTCTCACAGATAACGTGCGAGTTCAGTTTTAGGTGAGACAAGCTCCTTCACTTTGTGAAAGGCATCTCCTCCACACCCCTCCCACAACGTTCCCTTCCCAGTTCGCTTCCCCAGAGCCCAACACCAAAACGGTGTGTTTGTCTGGATGccatttctgcatttctgaagTCCTAAAAAAAGGGAACacaagtctaaaaaaaaaaaaaaaaaaaaaatccaaagcccccccaaacaaccaaaccaagtCATCCCTGAAAAACGTGATGCAGTGTTGATTCCACAACAAagcaacaattaattaatttactagggaaaaaataaaaatcattgttcCAATAGCACACCAATTTCAATTAAAGCAATATCCAAGGAAGATACTGACAAGAATATTCAATTAATTACCACATAGTGCAGCAAAGGTGTCTTACTTTCACAAGTCTCCTGGCTTTGAAGCCTTGTGTGTTCCTGGGAGAAGGCTAAAAACGTAGCTGGAATACACATTGactggagc
Proteins encoded:
- the SOD3 gene encoding extracellular superoxide dismutase [Cu-Zn], giving the protein MLLLLSLVTGLALSASAVTTDKETPPGQESFHDIQKKVTDLWQNLLYPVTPGNGTDGMIYATCEMKPSSKIDADKPQVTGQVLFRQHYSQGRLEAVFYLDGFPLDNNQSGRAIHIHELGDLSSGCDATGGHYNPFSVNHPRHPGDFGNFFPKEGKIRKYKTNLSATMFGPYSIMGRSVVIHEQEDDMGKGNNKASLENGNAGKRLACCVIGICSKNLWEEKLPEVTDKKKRGLSKRTQNQT